In the genome of Notamacropus eugenii isolate mMacEug1 chromosome 7, mMacEug1.pri_v2, whole genome shotgun sequence, the window TTACAAGTAATAAAACTGCACATTTGGCATCTTATCACACTCCACTAACCTAGATAAGCCCCATTTATTCTGAATCGATGAGGTCTTATTAAatattaaactatttacattaaGTCGGGTCAGGCTAAACACTTACCATGAAACATTcagaaaaaatacttaaatttgTATATTCCATTACTAACTTAAATATAAGTATTTATTTGAGGAGTAAGACATTTCCTTATAAAGATACTTAATACATTCCATTCCTCTTAACAGCACATATCTCccaggttgttgggaggatcaaataagataacatttgtaaagtaattagcacagtgtctggcacatagtaggcacttaataagtgctttctccccccttccttcctttagcCCTCCCACATTCCTAGAACTTAATTATTCTTCAGCCTCACCTAAATCGGCTGTGACTTACAAAAACTGGGGAGAAAACTAAGAAatgttataaacatatataaagatCATGATGTTTCATGATCTTTCCTTCAAGGCTTTCATAGAAATGTTTTAGTTATCAAATGTTTGACTTcattttaagtgatttttttcctttacactATTATAGTCACgtttattattttcctagtttTAGTTATTTCACTCAccattcatacaaatcttcccatgtttctctgaatccttcataTGAATAATTTCTTACTATACAATATTCCATTAATACACatatcaaagttgtttttttcagttaccaATTGATAAGACATCCATGTTGTTTCTGGATGTTTGCAACCAGAAAGATCGTAGTTTTTGCATATATCAGatctttgatttgttttcttttttttacattcttgtGGAATGGAATCTAGCATGGgcagttttgttatttttcttattgatCCAAAATGGTGGGACCTCTTCAACAGCTTCTGCCTCAGTGTGCCCGTCTTCCCACAACCCTTTTAATATTTACACgttgtcttttgtcatctttaccagttTGTTTGATGTGTAGCGTCAAACCTTAGAactgttttaattagcatttttgtTATTAGCAAGTTGGAAAATTTCTTTCTTACGGTTGgtatttgcaattcttttgagaattgtttatgTGCTCTGACCACTTATctgttgaggaatggctcttgcATATATAATTACGACAGCCTTCTAATTGATCGATTTCCAGTCTCTTCCCTGTCTTACTTCCCCTATAGCTGCCAAAACTATCTTCCTAAGACACAGATAGGACAGAGCACATAATTTACCTGCTCAAATATCTTCAGGGGCTCCTCagtgcctctaggataaaacacaaacttctcACCATAGCCTCTAAATATCTTCAGCTTGTCTGAAATCCACCAGGCTTAATTCACATAATTTTCCTTCATTCACTTTAAGTTATAGCCAAACTAGAACaaacattttatacacacacacccacacacacactatgtaataatttattatatcctatctatatctatatatatcaagGTCATGTTTGgcatttcatcttttctctctgtgCCTTCATATAGGCCACCTTCATGGCTGAAAtgcatttcttcttctccttccctttcgaattcttcttttttttaaaaaatttatttatttaacttttaacattcattttcacaaaattttgggttccaaattttctccccatttgtcccctccccccaccccaaaacactgagcattctaattgcccctatcaccaatctgccctctcttctatcatccctcccttcccttgtccccatcttctcttttgtcctgtagggccagataattttctatacccctttacctgtatttcttatttcctagtagcaagaacagtactcaacagttgttcctaaaactttgagttccaacttctcttcatccctccctccccacccattccctctggaaggcaagcaattcaatataggccatgtctgtgtagttttgcaaatgacttccataatagtcgtgttgtgtaagactaactatatttccctccatcctatcctgccccccattgcttctattctctcttttgatactgtccctccccaagcatgtgacttcaaattgttccctcctctcattgcccttccttccatcatcccccccaccccgtttatccccttctcccccactttcctgtattgtaagataggttttcataccaaaatgagtgtgcattttattccttcctttagtcgaatgtgatgagagtaagcttcatgtttttctctcacctccctctttttccctccactgaaaagtcttttgcttgcctcttttatgagagataatttgccctattccatttctccccttctcctcccaatatatttctctctcaccgcttaatttcatttttttaagatatgatcccatcctattcaattcactctgtgctctctgtctctgtgcgtgtgtgtgtgtgtgtgtgtgtgtaatcccacccactacccagatactgaaaagtttcaagagttacaaattccCTTCGAATTCTTAGCTATCTTccaaacctttcctgattccccttttTAAAggatctctcccttcctcaaacctttctgtctttgtctataTCTTTCACTTCTTAAGTTGAACATAAACTTCCTGAAGATAGGAATAGTTTCCCATCTCTGGTGCCTAGAACATAATGCTCAGTAAGTATTTGTTGTAATAGATACagcatagtttttgtttttttaaatttttatctttgtatctctagggcCTAGCATACAGAATGtgtaacaaatgtttgttggattgagtTAATTGAACCAAAAGGGATATAATTCCAACCTAAATGCAGGATCTGGACACTGTGATTTCATTTGCTCTTTTCATTATAACCTTTGCAAAAGAAAGCATATGCAGTGTCGCATTCTCTCCGGCGCTGCTCCACCAACTCCATCATACTGAAATcaatagccatctctagggctcCTTTCTGACTCATTACCATGCTAATTTGTCTCAGCCAAATTCATCCAAGGttttagacttttatttttttcttactctaataaacaggctttttttttttagattaagtGTTAGAAGAAAGAGGATAAGAACAGCTCTTATCTCATGGTAAAAAGGaatagagaaaatgagaaattcttAAGCAGTGCTGCTAAACCATTTTGCTGCCCCTCTGTCCAATTTGGCAATCCATCAGTTTTCAAGGATCCTTCTAAGGAAAGTCAGCTTGCTGTATGGATAAGAGGCCGGAAGTGTAGGCCAAGCAAGACACTCTGGTGAGGTTATTAGAACAGACTAATGGATGAATTCCTCTTGACAAGGAACCCTTTTGGCAAGAGATTGATCTGGGGAAATGCAAGAGGTAGGTGACTTGTGTGGTGAATGGGTTATTTCATATATGCTTCTGGGGGTGAATTAGATGTATATTGTCTCTCCAGATACCACATGGACGCTGGGTGAGCTGACATGTTTCAGGACCTTCCTCTAGGAGTATGATCATTCCTTCCTATGATGCAAGCAGATGCAATATGAAAACTAAACTTTCTCTTTAATTTAAGGTTTAAGTCTAGGTTACAAGAAATGGCTTACAGATAACTTATTCTATATTAGGGCTAACTCTCATCTGTAGCTATCTATATAGCTATACGTATCCAAATGGGGGAAAAGGGTCACACTATGTAGTCAATGGTCAAAAATTATCcactatatttttttctcttctgataaTCACAACTCCTTtatttacatatacaaaaattccTCAGTTACTTCTAAGAAATCAGAAGAGGATCATCTGACATTAGTATTAAGTGCGGATAAGAAATCTGAATATAGGGCATACAGGGAATGTAAACTGAAATGAATCCTAAATGCAGATAATGCATTTCAAGCATGGGGTGTGTGATAAAACTTTTGAACAGACAGGTAGGCTGGGATATTCCCCTTGCTGTAATAGCACTAAAACCGTCCTGGAATACCACGTTTCTATTAAGGAGTAGCAATAACCATGCTATTGTAATCTCTCTTCATTTGAATCATTTCCTCATTTAAGTTATGCACCTTCTTTATCCCAACCACTCCACAAAGGATGTCTGCATAACTGTACTATTGGCTTTATCTCACTGcaaaaaggaacagagaaaatgagaaagtaagCCTTTTCTTAGGGGTGGCCAAAACTTAGCATATAGGCCATAAATGACAACGACAACGTTTTAAATAACTCCTGCAATGCATCAAACCCCATCAACACAAAAGCAAAAAGTTAACAAAACTTTTGTAACCCTCGCCACACCCTTACAGAGATggtagaaaatatttcctttttataaatgaaaaatgcagacacaaagacaaaatgacttGATTGAGGTTATAGGGAGTTGCATCAGTGGGACTAAAAAATTGAAGCCCAGTGCCTCAAGCATTTCCCACGCTATTTCCTAACAGACAAGAATCCAACTACTGCAGGATATCAAGTCATACTCCCACCCATGTGAGAGTGTCACAAAGAGAACTCAGTAACAAGGCAGGGAGGCGTTGCAGGGAAGCAGCCAGAGGGCTCTAGCAGCATGAACACAGAAAACAgctatatagaaaaaaaaattcccagacaTACAAACTCTTCAAAACAGATAGTGATCTTTAATTTAAAACAGAGTAAGTTTATTCATGAAGAAAACAGAGACTTGGAATTTTATTCTGACAattaaaattgcatttaaaagGCTGATAGAGAAGAGTGTGGAGTCCTaaagaaaatgtgttttttaaaaacttgctGTTTCCTTTACTGGCATTAAATATATTTACCACTTGGGCACAAAAGATAGCTActgattaatttctttttttggaggataAGATTTGCAGCTTCACTGTCTGGTGTGTGCACTGTTTTCCTCTGAAAAACCAGAACAGGAGtgcagagatgaaagggaaatcaATGCATAATCTAAACAGGTAAAAAAATGGGATGAAGGATGGTACAGGGTTTTTCTCAGGGGCTCATGGATGGAGTGGGTGAATTTCCCTCCAACAATTAATGTTCATCTAAGCCTGCAACATCTAGAAGTCCCATAGACACAAAAGTTTATTTGTGCCATCATCATGAAAAATAATGGTAGAGGGTCAGTCATGAGGGAAGCCTATTTTTGGAATGTTTTCTGTGTCCATGGACATCGGAGGCAAGTTAGGCTAAGTTCAAGCTTATGAGCTTGTAAGGAGTATGTATCATGTGTCAAGTCTTATGGATAAGAACAAGTGAGTTCCTCATAAAAGTGAGAAACCGGGATTTTTTCCTGAAAAGGTTTTCACAGGTCTTGTGCAATCAATGATGTGCAGgtctctgtttcttgttttttctagTCAAAGGTTCACACAGTTCTTTCAGATGAAGCTCATGGCAATACAAAATGTGACTGATGATCTTTGGACCTGCCTAAGTGTTTGGTTTGCCCAAATGTTCAACTGTTAGGCTCATCCTGGGCCTCtttgcttcattatttttatcatcaagATGGCAAGAGCTTTCACTCGTGGTCTTGGTTTCTTTGTCCTCCCAGTCTTGGCCTGTGGCCAGTACTTGCCGCACAGTCATGTTAACCCGAGCTGTTCGCAAATAGTTGGCACACACCTGCCAGTCCTCCACAGAACAGGGTTCTACAACTGAACCTGTAGGAAAGGCATCTGGGAGTGATACCTCTAGGCAACGAGGCAGGCTTGTCCCATcaaaatttgggaggactcttggGACCGCATGGTTCAACAGACGGCTGAATCCTGACATCACCATGATGTCTCCACTATGCATAAACATGGCTGTGGGGACTTCATCTCTTTTGAGGCCACCCAGAAGAAAGATGGCAGACTGTccgaagctattaaaaagcacaGGAAAAGCAATGATGAATTCTGGCGATTAATGGCAAAGCTATTCCTCATTAGCTATGCAACTGCAATTTACCTTAATTTGGATCATTCCATAATTTAAATTCTGCACTCTTCTACTCCAACTATTCCACAAACCGTGCCAAGATTCTGACCTACTGGCTTAAAGCCTCTTAGCAGGGATGGCCAAAACCTGGTATGTCGTATAGACAATAAACTGGTCTATGCCAGCATCTTTGAAAATCCCAGGATGAACCAAAACCCCATCAACACCACAATAAAAACAACATGTTGCTAAATtgctaaatttaaattttaaaatgattaaattattatattatttgctggtatatttttattgatgtttaagtattttaataaagatcattcaattattttattatttttatcattttcttttcattttaggcATAATTAGTGGGGCTTAAGGAACAAGCaattatattttaagttttgTTCCAGCACTAATACATAATGAAAAATCTGGACAAATCTCTGTTGTCTGAGGACTGATCCATTTAAGTTCTGAATGgctgatggtgatggtgatgaccATCTTCAAAGAGAGGGTACAATCTCTATCAGTTGAAGCAACAGccacactaataaaatcacataTTCTTGACTTACTACAGTAAGTGAAAAATAACCACTTTACACAACTTGAAAACTAATTTTCAGGGACACTAGGATAGTGGCCTGTTACTTTTCAATCAGCTTACACAAACAAGTTGGAAAGCTCTGTTTTACGCCATGCTATTGCCATAGAGCCCTGGCACTATATCTCAGCCACAAGAATCAGTCCTAATGCAGCTTAAAGAGAGCTTACTAACTTAAAGAGAACTCATTTCACTTATGCCTCGAACTTCCAAGGTCTTGTGAGGAAAGATCATTATGGAGTTAAACATTAAACACCATTTAATAACCTTGATGCTTAGCTTGAGCAAGCTTTAGATAGGGATAATCACAAACCTCCTTCTTCAGATAGATTACCTAAAGGACAGGAGAGGCTTGGTGTGATCTAGTTCTGATCTGTCAACATGGATCCCCAGCGTGGAGTCTAATCGATAGTAATTGAGTATTCCGGCCTCAGCTTGGAAATCCTGAAATCCACATGCAGCAGCCACTTGTTTTGAGAGGTAAGCCAGGTCTGGGGGGAAAGGCGTGTGGTGATCAGCTGAATATGTCTTTGAtagaaacagaaggaaggaaaaaaaagacaaaagaaaaacttaGGAAAAAACAAAGTTGTTGCATTTTATCAGTTAGCACCGTAAAACAATCTATGCCAGTACTCATTATTCTTGCATGTCACTCCGTGGCTAATGTGCTTGTACTCTGATGGGGCTAGCTCTTAGGGGAATAAAGATAGTTCAAACATCACAGTTTGTTAGTTTTTGGTTTCTCAGTGTGTGAAACAAGCTGTGTAACTGCAGTAATGTATTTGGCTGGGCACTAAGATTACAAGCAATAGCTTGAAGCCTACTCTGCAATTTGACTACTGGATTATAATTATAGGGGGAGGTACCTTTAAGTATTTTCTTCCCTTAGGCTGGCTCTGAATTGATACCACTAAGCAAGCCACCAGTCCAGCACCAATGATCCTTCATAtcctttttccttaaaaatttaaatCCCCATAATGCCCTTTCTCATCATAAGACCTTTGTGACTTGACAATTCAGGAATCTGCCAACATTACAGTTCTGATGAAAACTCCAACATCATAGTTTGCTCTGCAGAGATAAGGCTAAGCCTACCTCGGTCAAGTATGTCTACAGCCTCCTGAGAGATTGCTCAGACACAAACCTACATGTGAGAAGAAACCAATGTCTcgaaaaaatttttctttcctaatgTGGAACTTTACCAGCAGTGGTACATCCTTTCTTATCACCTTGTTCATGCTAAATGAAACTGGCACAAGGGATATTTTGAATGCCACTTGTTCTGGtaaccaaagagaagaaaattatagaaaagGGATTCCTTATGGACAGGGTAAGGTCCTGTCAataagtcagcaagtatttattgagcacatatcctaagtgctgggaatgaaaggaaaaagtaaaaacagtccctatcctcaaaaagattacattctaatggggaacacAATATGCATGCATAAGACAAGAAAGTAGACAGAAGGTAACCTTAGAAGGGAAGGTACTAATAGCTGGCAGGATCAGCAAAGGCCTCCTATAGAAGTTGGTAGTAGATCTTAAtcttgaaagaaaagagattCTAAGAATcagagatgatgagggagagTATCCCAAGTATAGGAAATAGCAAGTGAAatggcacagagatgggagatggagtgcatAGAGCAGGGTAATGTGCAAGGAGATTGGAGAGATAAGAAGGTGCTGGGGTGGGAAGAACTTTAACTACCAAAGAGAGGGCTTTCAATGTGATCCGAGaaacaacagggagccactggacttGAGTAAAGGAGGTTATGTATGAGTAGAGGAGGAGGTCAGACCTAAGCTTTAGAAAAAGCCTTGATCAGTTACATGGAGGATGGCCTGGAGAAACAACTAAAAGGCTACTACAATGGTCCAGACATGCAGTGATGCAGACCTGCATCAGGGGAGAGGTTCTGTGGTATAGAAACGGGGCCAAAGCCAAGAGATATTATGATAGTCAATACAAGACTTCCAACAGAAGTGGTATGTGGGGAGAGTACAAGGGAGCTGAGCTTGACACTGAGGATCCTGGGTGTCTAAGAGAATATTAGTGTCCTTGAGAGTAAGAGGGAAGTGCAGAAGAAGGGTGGGTTAAGAAAGAAAGAttaccaagataagttcaaaacaGCTAAATGATTTATACActaagggtgatatcataagtaattTAGAAGAGTATGGAAAAATGTATTGcttagatctatggataagggaagagtttaacaagagatagagaacatcacaggatacaaaatggataattttgattacatgaaattaaaaaaacttttgcacaaataaaactaatgcagtcaaaattagaaggaaaacagaaaactgggaaaaaaatttacagcaaatttctctgataaaggtctcattttccaaatatatagGGGACTGAGCCAAATTAAGAggcattcctcagttgataaatggcccaaggaaatgaacaggtaatctttagaagaaatcaaagccaacaatagacaaatgaaaaaatgctctaaatcacttttgattagagaaatgcaaattgaaacaactttaaaataccacctcacacccttatcagagtggctaacatgacagaaaaggaaaataaaaatgctgGAGGGCATATGGAAAAATCCagacactaatgtattgttgataGAATTGTGAACTAGTGCAACCTTCTGGAGAACcattaggaactatgcccaaagggctataaagttgtgcataccctttcactccacaataccactactaggtctgtatcccaaagagatcaaagaaaagggaaaaggacctatgtgtacaaaaattttatagcagttctttttgagatggcaaaaagaaatggaaagtgagGTGATTCTCTTTAATTGGGGAATGTttgaacaagttgtatataattgtgatggaatactactgtgctaagcaggatgatttcagaaaaacctgagaaaatttatatgaacttatgcaaagtgaagtgagcataaaCAGGAGAACACTGAGACTAAATAAAGAGGAGAACACTAAGAGCAATATTGCAAGGATGAGCAACTGTGGAAGACTTGGCCACTCTGACCAAGACAATGACTCCAAACTCTGACCAAGACAATGACTCCaaactctgatcaagacaatgactccaaactctgatcaagacaatgactccaaactctgatcaagacaatgactCCAAAGAATTCCAAAGGATCTATAATGAAAATGTGATCCATCTCCTGAAAGATAACAGATAAACTCTGAAGGCAgactgaaatatacttttttttttaactttttattgttttattttgtttgtgttttcttttgcaatatggctaatatggaaatatgttttgcatggaaaaaaaagagggaaagaataattCCCTTTCGGACATGCCTAGTTTGGGTTACCTAAAGGACatgcagtttgaaatgtccaatcaGCAGTTGTCGATGCAGGGCTGGATCtcaagagagagattagggctgagtacacagatctgagaatcatgtGTTTACAGAGAATGACTGAGCCTATGGGAGATGGtaagatcaccaagagaaagcacagagaggaaaagggaagagggcagAGCCTTATCTTGAGAGATACCCATAGTTAGTACATGTAATATGGCTGAAGAATCAGTAAAAGGGACTGAGGAGTAATCAAGCAGAAAAGGAACCAAAGAAAAAGTGGTAACACAAAAAGCAAGATGgaagagtatccaggagaaggtGGTCAGCTATGTCAAATGAGGCAGTGAGGACAAGAAGGACAAGGACTCGGAACAGGGCATTAGATTTAACAATTAATAAATAATGCTTAAGTATGGACATAACGGTTTCAGCAGAATGATGAAATCTGAATCTAGAATGCAGAGGGCTGACAATGAGTGAGAGGAGAAGAAGCAGACGCACTTAGCGTAAGGGCAGCtcagtggcatagtggatgaagtcaggaagtcctgagttcaaatctaacctcacacactagctgcatgatcctgggcaagtgacttgacctTTGTCTGTccggtttctttatctgtgaaatggggatgatgatagcaTCTAACAcccaggagcttaataaatgcttcctgatggATTGCTGacgaaaaattaaaagaatatttacagagtatttcacaaaccttaaagtattatacaagTGTGAGCTATTATGATTAGCATAGATACTAGACGTTTTCGCACTTAGCTGAAAAGGGGAG includes:
- the ALKBH1 gene encoding nucleic acid dioxygenase ALKBH1 isoform X1: MMGTMGKMAALVAEPGEDAFRKLFRFYRQSRPGTADLGEVIDFTQASPARDSGHKVFRSPLSVSLVTEQDAYRAGLQPVNKWKAYGLEGYPGFIFIPNPFLPGYQRHWVKQCLKLYSRKPNVCNLDKHMVAEETRDLWGQSQELLRNKDVNKKRPRSLLEKLRWVTLGYHYNWDNKTYSADHHTPFPPDLAYLSKQVAAACGFQDFQAEAGILNYYRLDSTLGIHVDRSELDHTKPLLSFSFGQSAIFLLGGLKRDEVPTAMFMHSGDIMVMSGFSRLLNHAVPRVLPNFDGTSLPRCLEVSLPDAFPTGSVVEPCSVEDWQVCANYLRTARVNMTVRQVLATGQDWEDKETKTTSESSCHLDDKNNEAKRPRMSLTVEHLGKPNT
- the ALKBH1 gene encoding nucleic acid dioxygenase ALKBH1 isoform X2 translates to MLESKNTVPKDNGQMYHGLCGLRHISSDNLSSKRFIFIPNPFLPGYQRHWVKQCLKLYSRKPNVCNLDKHMVAEETRDLWGQSQELLRNKDVNKKRPRSLLEKLRWVTLGYHYNWDNKTYSADHHTPFPPDLAYLSKQVAAACGFQDFQAEAGILNYYRLDSTLGIHVDRSELDHTKPLLSFSFGQSAIFLLGGLKRDEVPTAMFMHSGDIMVMSGFSRLLNHAVPRVLPNFDGTSLPRCLEVSLPDAFPTGSVVEPCSVEDWQVCANYLRTARVNMTVRQVLATGQDWEDKETKTTSESSCHLDDKNNEAKRPRMSLTVEHLGKPNT